One window from the genome of Nocardioides panaciterrulae encodes:
- a CDS encoding SDR family oxidoreductase: MSSKRVVVVTGASGGIGRAAARMFAQRGDSVALLARGTTGLDGVTAEVEKAGARALPISVDTSDHQAVEKAAQQIEDELGPIDVWVNVAFTSVFSPFMDIEPEEFERVTEVTYLGFVNCTRAALKRMQQRDRGAIVQVGSALGRRGIPLQSAYCGAKHALQGFHESLRTELMHDHSNVKVTLVQMPAVNTPQFSWVLSRLPHQAQPVPPIYQPEVAARAIVHAADHPNRREYWVGASTVGTILGNHFAGGLLDRYLAKTGYSSQQTSEPKPKDQPANLWEPADGPDGHDFGAHGQFDSKAHARSPQLWCSQHHGTLGVAAAAVTAGAVAWAARRAA; this comes from the coding sequence ATGAGCAGCAAACGAGTGGTCGTAGTGACCGGCGCCAGCGGAGGAATCGGTCGTGCGGCGGCCCGGATGTTCGCCCAGCGGGGTGACTCCGTGGCGCTGCTGGCCCGCGGCACCACCGGCCTCGACGGCGTGACGGCCGAGGTCGAGAAGGCGGGCGCCCGGGCGCTGCCGATCAGCGTGGACACCTCCGACCACCAGGCGGTGGAGAAGGCCGCCCAGCAGATCGAGGACGAGCTCGGCCCGATCGACGTGTGGGTGAACGTCGCGTTCACCTCGGTGTTCTCGCCGTTCATGGACATCGAGCCCGAGGAGTTCGAGCGGGTCACCGAGGTGACCTACCTGGGCTTCGTCAACTGCACCCGGGCCGCGCTGAAGCGGATGCAGCAGCGCGACCGGGGCGCGATCGTGCAGGTCGGCTCGGCGCTGGGTCGCCGGGGCATCCCGCTGCAGTCGGCGTACTGCGGCGCGAAGCACGCGCTGCAGGGCTTCCACGAGTCGCTGCGCACCGAGCTGATGCACGACCACAGCAACGTCAAGGTGACGCTGGTGCAGATGCCGGCGGTGAACACCCCGCAGTTCAGCTGGGTGCTCTCGCGGCTGCCGCACCAGGCGCAGCCGGTGCCGCCGATCTACCAGCCGGAGGTGGCCGCACGGGCGATCGTGCACGCCGCGGACCACCCGAACCGCCGGGAGTACTGGGTCGGCGCCTCCACCGTCGGCACGATCCTCGGCAACCACTTCGCGGGCGGGCTGCTGGACCGCTACCTCGCGAAGACCGGCTACTCCTCCCAGCAGACCTCGGAGCCGAAGCCGAAGGACCAGCCGGCCAACCTGTGGGAGCCGGCCGACGGGCCCGACGGCCACGACTTCGGCGCGCACGGCCAGTTCGACTCCAAGGCCCACGCCCGGTCCCCGCAGCTGTGGTGCTCCCAGCACCACGGCACGCTCGGGGTGGCGGCCGCGGCCGTGACCGCGGGTGCGGTCGCCTGGGCTGCTCGGCGGGCCGCATGA